In Flavobacterium sp. WV_118_3, one DNA window encodes the following:
- a CDS encoding T9SS type B sorting domain-containing protein yields the protein MNQKRSHKIIRAVNPKLRKLVLNTCSSILLGMGITGYAQQVICQGMSSSVYKVDAAENNGLGTPGSVYSWTIPNPNFSGAISFSNPAGTNEIKVNWGNSPAGTYTIQVQEKDAATGCLGPMQQLTVSLKNAPQPHLGNQSTCVNPVTGNLVAPVILNPGIPASGYTFVWTFNGGTLPNTTPTLSVNQPGNYTVTVTDTATGCQGAASATITVSSTAVVQAIVKEAFDLDQIIVVSAQGSGDYEYQLNDGPLQDSPVFQVSTAGYYTVRVHDKKGCGDSPLRVLVLNYPRYFTPNGDSYHDYWNIKDLPNPEKATITIFDRYGKLIKQLSPKERGWDGTYNGYPLPSTDYWFVLHYYDEGVQKEFKAHFSMKR from the coding sequence ATGAATCAAAAAAGAAGTCATAAAATAATACGCGCTGTGAATCCGAAACTACGAAAACTTGTTCTGAATACCTGTAGTAGTATCCTGTTGGGTATGGGGATTACAGGTTATGCCCAACAGGTCATCTGTCAGGGGATGAGTTCTTCGGTATATAAAGTCGATGCTGCCGAAAACAACGGATTGGGAACACCGGGTTCGGTATATAGCTGGACCATTCCGAATCCGAACTTTTCCGGAGCAATAAGCTTTTCGAATCCGGCGGGTACCAACGAAATAAAAGTCAACTGGGGGAATTCACCGGCGGGAACCTATACGATACAGGTTCAGGAAAAAGACGCGGCAACAGGATGTTTGGGGCCGATGCAACAACTAACCGTATCGTTGAAAAATGCCCCGCAACCTCATTTAGGAAACCAGTCGACTTGTGTAAACCCGGTAACCGGAAATCTGGTGGCTCCTGTTATTTTAAATCCGGGAATTCCGGCAAGCGGTTATACTTTTGTATGGACGTTTAACGGAGGAACCTTACCCAATACCACGCCAACCCTTTCGGTAAACCAACCGGGGAATTATACGGTTACGGTAACCGATACCGCTACCGGTTGTCAGGGAGCAGCTTCGGCAACGATCACGGTTTCGTCGACGGCTGTCGTACAGGCCATCGTAAAAGAAGCATTCGATCTGGATCAGATCATCGTAGTTTCGGCACAGGGATCGGGAGATTACGAATACCAGTTAAACGATGGACCGCTCCAGGATAGTCCGGTTTTCCAGGTAAGCACGGCGGGTTATTATACCGTACGGGTACACGATAAAAAAGGATGTGGCGACAGTCCGCTACGTGTATTGGTGTTGAACTACCCGCGTTACTTTACGCCAAACGGGGATTCGTACCACGATTACTGGAATATAAAAGACTTACCCAATCCGGAGAAGGCGACTATTACCATTTTTGATCGTTACGGAAAGTTGATCAAGCAACTTTCTCCTAAAGAAAGAGGGTGGGATGGTACCTATAATGGTTATCCGCTGCCTTCGACCGATTATTGGTTTGTATTGCATTATTATGACGAAGGAGTGCAAAAAGAATTTAAGGCACACTTTAGTATGAAGCGATAG
- a CDS encoding T9SS type A sorting domain-containing protein: protein MNTITLSLHRFRTNKKETFKRSVYCWVVLLLGLSQSINAQEAPCDNLPSLLLETNSITICSGNATPVVHLKSRVGDYDSYVWSPVAGVTGNVSTGWVFDPAETTTYTLTGSQFEEGCTKTITIKIYVLPNPDMNILPVPTICKGGAANLVVTTNGNVQVGRGQRKTMGFEEHSAFCSNKAQYWNQTVITAAELRSAGLRQGTITAIGYNLADSGNNGQVKNVTVNMGTTTNTTLSGFVTTGLVQVFEPSVYNYHKGWNIIPFSTPYLWDGVSNIIIDIRQEGGDNFRNPATYYTEAENTTVWAATDIPSSSSVLTAMTPTPTLSKKRFDVRIEGQVMTEGTLFACNWTPGNLTGSPVVVSPSETTTYTVRGVNSSGCFAEKTVTVHVNATEAPESPTGATEQIINVDKLSQATIAGIVVAGKNVLWYATEEDALGNVNPLSADTPLLNGRTYYAVQTVGSCSSTPLAVTVKVTLGATSFVIPGLKYHPNPVTDLFILSHTDAIVSVDIFDFVGQRVVSIRPDQTKVSVNMSALPTGVYIVKVQASGQFQSIKVIKNK from the coding sequence ATGAATACAATTACATTATCATTACACCGATTTAGAACCAATAAAAAAGAAACCTTTAAACGAAGTGTTTACTGTTGGGTGGTATTGCTTTTGGGATTGAGTCAGTCGATAAATGCACAGGAGGCACCTTGCGACAATTTGCCGTCCTTGCTACTAGAAACCAATTCAATCACAATATGTAGTGGCAACGCTACTCCCGTAGTACACCTCAAATCCAGGGTTGGTGATTATGATAGTTATGTCTGGTCGCCGGTCGCCGGCGTAACAGGAAATGTTTCCACAGGCTGGGTATTTGATCCGGCAGAAACGACTACCTATACCTTAACCGGATCACAATTTGAAGAGGGTTGTACTAAAACAATTACAATTAAAATATACGTTCTGCCTAATCCGGACATGAATATTTTACCGGTTCCGACGATCTGTAAAGGGGGAGCGGCTAATCTGGTGGTTACAACAAATGGTAATGTACAGGTAGGAAGAGGTCAGAGAAAGACAATGGGATTTGAAGAACATTCGGCTTTTTGTAGTAATAAAGCGCAGTATTGGAATCAGACAGTCATTACGGCTGCAGAGTTAAGATCAGCTGGATTAAGACAGGGTACCATTACCGCGATTGGCTACAATCTTGCCGATAGTGGCAACAATGGACAGGTAAAAAACGTTACTGTTAATATGGGAACTACTACCAATACAACCTTATCCGGATTTGTAACGACAGGATTGGTTCAGGTTTTTGAACCTTCTGTTTACAACTATCATAAGGGCTGGAATATAATTCCCTTTTCAACACCCTACCTGTGGGATGGAGTGTCTAATATTATTATTGATATCAGACAGGAAGGTGGAGACAATTTCCGAAATCCGGCAACCTATTATACAGAAGCCGAAAATACAACGGTATGGGCTGCAACCGATATACCATCATCATCAAGTGTACTGACGGCAATGACCCCAACACCTACTCTATCCAAAAAAAGGTTTGATGTGCGAATTGAAGGACAGGTAATGACAGAGGGCACCTTATTTGCCTGTAATTGGACACCTGGTAACTTAACGGGAAGTCCTGTAGTAGTTTCTCCTTCAGAAACGACAACTTATACTGTTAGGGGAGTAAACAGTTCGGGATGTTTTGCTGAGAAAACAGTTACAGTACATGTGAATGCTACCGAAGCGCCGGAATCACCAACCGGAGCGACCGAACAAATCATCAATGTAGACAAATTATCCCAAGCTACTATCGCAGGAATTGTGGTCGCCGGAAAAAATGTATTATGGTATGCTACTGAAGAAGATGCCTTAGGGAATGTTAATCCGTTATCTGCGGATACGCCATTATTAAATGGTAGAACCTATTATGCGGTGCAGACTGTGGGGAGTTGTAGTAGTACTCCATTGGCGGTAACAGTAAAAGTAACGTTGGGAGCAACTTCGTTTGTCATCCCGGGATTGAAATACCATCCCAATCCGGTAACCGATCTATTTATATTATCCCATACGGATGCTATTGTTTCGGTTGACATATTTGATTTCGTTGGACAACGTGTGGTTTCCATTCGGCCGGATCAAACAAAAGTATCGGTTAATATGAGTGCTTTGCCAACTGGAGTCTATATTGTAAAAGTCCAGGCCAGTGGGCAATTCCAGTCAATAAAGGTGATTAAAAATAAGTAA
- a CDS encoding IPT/TIG domain-containing protein, whose translation MKLLQFNISKLICKQSFFGVLALMLFAVNTTQGQAIFSNPITGTNPNTANPYTTGQTVSPNITVSGIGRGSGITGTNTNNRYNATGWNSGTLSNTKYFEFTLTPSSGYLIKFVSFEYTAQASGTGPTSFSFRSSLDGYGTNIGAANANGTTISLAAAAYQNVTAPITFRLYAWGASAAGGTFSINDFAFNGIITTACTQPTVTSFLPTSAPVNALIKINGSGFMNGSGTSAVLFNGVPATSFTVISNTLIEAVVPVGSTTGAVSITTNNCTGTSPVFTVLRSTCTMLYSDIFISELYDADRGDGGIIELYNGTGATVNLSQYAVLRYGTAGDPVPSYTINLSGNLASGSLYLIRIGNDAPICTFPQNIAYQTGFNADDGFELVKGGNVIDAVNAPDNTGYTMIRRNDVVAPNSVYVPSEWNSSSIESCDDIGIHNYTVSNTTSITTQPIVRMVCEGQSATFSVAMNNPTGVTYQWKMLNSAGVWVNVTNAAPYSGATTAVLTINNVPIGFNGNQYYCFVTTPSCQEHSYAATVKVVPKPTTMGIYYN comes from the coding sequence ATGAAATTATTACAATTCAACATATCAAAATTAATTTGTAAACAAAGCTTTTTCGGAGTACTGGCATTAATGTTGTTCGCGGTGAACACCACACAGGGACAGGCAATTTTTAGCAATCCGATAACCGGGACAAATCCGAATACGGCCAATCCGTATACGACCGGGCAAACGGTAAGTCCAAATATTACCGTTTCGGGTATTGGCCGCGGATCGGGAATTACCGGAACCAATACCAACAACCGGTATAATGCTACGGGTTGGAATTCCGGAACCCTTTCGAATACCAAATATTTTGAATTTACACTCACACCATCGTCGGGTTATCTTATAAAATTTGTCAGTTTTGAATACACGGCACAAGCTTCCGGAACCGGGCCGACATCCTTTTCGTTTCGATCGTCATTAGATGGTTATGGAACCAACATCGGTGCGGCAAATGCAAACGGAACGACCATCAGTTTGGCGGCAGCAGCCTATCAGAACGTTACAGCTCCAATTACCTTCCGACTTTATGCCTGGGGCGCTTCTGCGGCTGGAGGAACGTTTAGTATAAACGACTTTGCTTTTAACGGAATTATAACCACAGCTTGTACGCAACCCACAGTAACCAGTTTTCTGCCAACATCGGCACCGGTTAACGCCCTGATCAAAATCAACGGTAGCGGATTTATGAATGGATCCGGAACTTCGGCAGTTTTGTTTAACGGTGTACCGGCAACGTCTTTTACCGTTATTTCAAATACGCTTATCGAAGCCGTAGTACCGGTTGGAAGCACCACGGGTGCGGTGAGTATCACGACCAACAACTGTACGGGGACTTCACCGGTTTTTACCGTACTTCGATCGACTTGTACCATGTTGTATTCCGATATTTTTATTTCGGAATTATACGATGCGGATCGTGGTGATGGCGGAATTATCGAACTGTATAACGGAACAGGAGCAACCGTCAATTTATCACAATATGCTGTTCTACGATACGGAACGGCCGGTGATCCGGTGCCTTCCTATACGATAAACCTGTCCGGAAATTTAGCATCCGGAAGCCTGTATCTGATCCGAATTGGAAACGATGCTCCGATTTGTACGTTTCCGCAAAATATAGCATACCAGACCGGATTTAATGCAGACGACGGCTTTGAACTGGTTAAAGGTGGAAATGTAATCGATGCGGTTAATGCGCCGGATAATACCGGGTATACCATGATCCGCAGAAACGACGTAGTAGCGCCAAACAGTGTTTATGTGCCGAGTGAATGGAATTCGTCATCAATAGAAAGTTGCGACGATATTGGGATTCACAATTATACGGTATCCAATACCACCTCAATAACCACGCAACCGATAGTACGTATGGTATGCGAAGGACAATCGGCTACTTTTTCGGTGGCCATGAATAATCCAACAGGAGTAACCTATCAATGGAAAATGCTAAATAGTGCCGGAGTCTGGGTAAATGTAACCAATGCAGCGCCTTATTCCGGAGCGACAACAGCAGTATTAACGATCAATAATGTTCCAATCGGATTTAACGGGAATCAGTATTACTGTTTTGTGACCACGCCGAGCTGTCAGGAACATTCCTATGCCGCAACGGTAAAAGTAGTGCCAAAACCAACTACCATGGGGATTTATTACAATTAA
- a CDS encoding T9SS type A sorting domain-containing protein, which yields MKKTTLLSKFGWHKKPTQGWSAFCLFMLTLWLGQLQAQTVLINPTGDGGFETGTTLAANGWTALDDTTNKWALGTTPGWFTGNRGAFISNDGGTTWNYNTTATSRSFFYRDIAFPAGATAVNLSFDWRGNGNDGNYDNLMVYIIDTNITPTNVGPTGTNTTTTGWTGYTNGTTGYYLLQRAGTANPTTTTAVAYAFTTAQMNYVAGKTKRLVFVWKNDSSDGTNPPASLDNISLTSTVPTCFAPTAIVSSAITKNSATIAWTAPATAPASGYQYEVRSSGAAGSGATGLGASGTSPAGVVTQNVTGLAPSTTYTVYVRSDCGSGDFSAWTASATFTTKCDYFDITGTTPGTVCGTGSAVLTATASGGTINWYAAQTGGTALGTGGTFNTPVIATTTSFWAETSVPGTTSVGPVSPTAQGGTIGTQTIEWEVNFTVLQNTKLISVDVFPQTAGQNGAIIVRSSSGTVIATYPYVTSVGGGATAQTITLNHTLTPGSYQLYPTLPSGGVSRNVSGATYPYTSAAANITGNGYDPTYFMGFYNWKFDLSCASPRTEVVATVTSAPAITLSANSTAAVCSGSSSSAITLATGGSNYDTYTWSPATGVTGNATNGWIFNPATTTTYTVTASQSAGSCATTATVVVNINPNPVVNVAATPATICEGTSSSLAATTQTVGPGTVTVGTGTTLTGDTTQPTAFCNRWAQYWNQTVFTAAELTAAGLKPGNITSLAYRITSLGSGTNVTNFTIRIGTTTNSSLTGFTTTGLNLVYGPATYTHAIGLNTITFTTPYVWDGTSNIIIDIRQDGADLTYNAITYYTATADNTTASATTSVLSSTTVLATTNPTPALSKNRLNVVFGGQTNTTGPGDLNWTWMPGNLTGSTVSVSPATTTTYTVRGTNPTTGCYTESTVTVNVTAAPAAPTGSATQTFNVNAPSDATVANLVATGTAVVWYATEADAIANVNPLAPTTQLVNGAIYYAMHTVGGCRSLTSLAVTATVTLGSASFNMPGLKYYPNPVVDKFTVTYTNDITSIEVFNLVGQRVIAVQPNATTALVDMSVLPTGAYILQVKANGQSQSIKVIKK from the coding sequence ATGAAAAAAACTACTTTATTAAGCAAATTTGGATGGCATAAAAAACCGACACAGGGTTGGAGTGCTTTTTGTTTGTTTATGCTAACGCTTTGGCTAGGACAGTTACAAGCCCAGACGGTTTTAATTAACCCTACGGGAGATGGCGGTTTCGAAACCGGGACCACACTGGCCGCTAACGGATGGACGGCTTTAGATGATACAACCAACAAATGGGCTTTAGGAACAACTCCGGGATGGTTTACCGGAAACAGAGGAGCCTTTATTTCCAATGATGGAGGAACAACCTGGAATTACAATACAACCGCTACCAGTAGATCCTTTTTCTATAGGGATATTGCATTTCCGGCCGGAGCGACGGCGGTAAACCTTTCGTTCGACTGGCGTGGAAACGGAAATGACGGAAATTATGACAACCTGATGGTTTATATTATCGATACGAATATCACGCCAACCAATGTTGGACCAACCGGAACCAATACCACTACTACAGGATGGACAGGGTATACCAATGGAACAACAGGTTATTATCTGTTGCAACGTGCGGGAACAGCCAATCCGACAACAACAACAGCGGTAGCTTATGCGTTCACTACGGCACAGATGAACTATGTGGCCGGAAAAACAAAACGATTAGTATTTGTATGGAAAAATGACTCGTCCGACGGAACCAATCCACCGGCATCATTGGATAACATTTCATTGACCTCTACGGTACCAACTTGTTTTGCACCAACAGCGATTGTGTCAAGTGCGATCACCAAAAACAGTGCTACAATTGCGTGGACAGCACCGGCAACAGCACCGGCAAGTGGTTACCAATACGAAGTAAGAAGTAGTGGTGCGGCAGGAAGTGGTGCAACCGGCTTGGGAGCATCGGGAACTTCACCGGCAGGAGTGGTAACACAAAATGTTACCGGACTGGCACCATCAACAACCTATACGGTTTATGTGCGATCCGACTGTGGAAGCGGCGATTTTAGTGCCTGGACAGCTTCTGCTACCTTTACAACCAAATGTGATTATTTTGATATAACCGGAACAACACCGGGAACGGTATGTGGAACCGGATCGGCAGTACTTACGGCTACAGCCAGTGGCGGAACCATTAACTGGTATGCAGCACAAACCGGCGGAACAGCTCTCGGAACAGGTGGAACGTTTAATACGCCGGTAATTGCAACAACAACATCGTTTTGGGCAGAAACAAGTGTTCCGGGTACTACAAGTGTGGGGCCGGTTTCACCAACAGCACAAGGCGGTACAATTGGAACACAAACCATCGAGTGGGAGGTAAACTTTACGGTTTTACAAAATACAAAACTGATTTCAGTTGATGTTTTCCCGCAAACAGCTGGACAAAACGGAGCTATTATTGTTCGTAGCTCATCAGGAACTGTAATTGCTACCTATCCATATGTAACTAGTGTAGGAGGAGGAGCAACAGCACAAACCATTACGTTAAATCACACGTTAACACCAGGAAGCTATCAGTTATATCCAACGTTACCATCTGGTGGAGTAAGTCGTAATGTATCCGGAGCAACATATCCGTATACATCTGCGGCAGCAAACATCACTGGAAACGGATACGATCCAACCTATTTTATGGGCTTCTATAACTGGAAATTCGACCTGTCATGTGCTTCTCCAAGAACTGAAGTAGTAGCAACGGTTACTTCGGCACCGGCTATCACGTTAAGTGCAAACAGTACAGCGGCAGTTTGTAGCGGATCATCAAGTAGTGCCATTACACTTGCAACAGGAGGATCAAACTACGATACCTATACCTGGTCGCCTGCAACCGGAGTAACCGGAAATGCGACAAATGGATGGATATTTAACCCTGCGACAACTACAACCTATACGGTAACAGCATCGCAATCGGCGGGAAGTTGTGCTACAACTGCAACAGTGGTTGTAAACATCAATCCGAATCCGGTAGTGAATGTTGCAGCAACTCCGGCAACAATTTGTGAAGGAACATCATCATCATTAGCAGCGACAACGCAAACAGTAGGTCCTGGAACGGTAACCGTTGGAACCGGAACTACGTTAACAGGTGATACAACACAACCAACAGCTTTCTGTAACCGTTGGGCACAATACTGGAATCAGACGGTATTTACGGCAGCCGAATTAACGGCAGCCGGATTAAAACCAGGAAATATTACGTCACTTGCTTACCGAATCACATCATTAGGAAGCGGAACGAACGTTACCAACTTTACAATCCGAATTGGAACAACAACCAATTCATCGTTAACAGGATTTACAACAACCGGATTAAACCTGGTTTACGGACCGGCGACTTATACGCATGCGATCGGATTAAATACCATCACTTTTACAACACCATATGTATGGGATGGAACATCTAACATCATTATTGATATCAGACAAGATGGTGCAGATTTAACGTATAATGCGATCACGTACTATACAGCAACAGCCGATAATACTACGGCATCGGCTACAACAAGTGTATTGTCATCGACAACGGTATTGGCAACAACAAACCCAACACCGGCTTTATCTAAAAACAGATTAAACGTAGTATTCGGAGGTCAGACAAATACAACAGGACCTGGCGACTTAAACTGGACGTGGATGCCAGGAAACTTGACCGGAAGTACGGTATCGGTATCACCGGCTACAACAACTACTTACACTGTTAGAGGAACAAACCCGACTACAGGATGTTATACCGAGTCGACTGTAACTGTAAACGTAACAGCGGCGCCAGCAGCACCAACAGGAAGTGCAACACAAACGTTCAACGTAAATGCACCGTCTGACGCTACTGTAGCGAACCTTGTAGCAACAGGAACAGCAGTAGTATGGTATGCTACTGAGGCAGATGCTATCGCAAATGTGAACCCATTGGCGCCAACGACACAATTGGTAAACGGAGCTATTTACTATGCAATGCATACTGTTGGAGGGTGTAGAAGTTTAACGTCACTGGCTGTAACGGCTACGGTAACGTTAGGATCGGCTTCTTTCAACATGCCAGGATTAAAATACTATCCTAACCCGGTAGTAGATAAGTTTACAGTAACCTATACAAATGACATTACTTCAATTGAGGTGTTTAATTTAGTGGGACAACGCGTAATTGCGGTACAGCCAAACGCTACAACTGCCTTAGTAGACATGAGTGTGTTACCAACAGGAGCTTATATCCTACAGGTTAAAGCAAACGGACAATCACAATCTATTAAAGTGATTAAAAAATAA